The DNA window GTCGGGCTGCCAGCGGTGGCAGGACTGGCCGGGGCGTTCTGCGCGCCGCGGCTCCATCGCGCCCTTGGACAACGCAGGACGCTCCTCTTCTTCGGAGCGCTGCGCGGTCCCTGCCTCGTCCCGCTCGCGCTCGCGCCCTCCGGCCCGGCCGCCCTCTGGGTCATCCTCGGCAGCCAGGCCCTGCTGCTGTTCGCCGCCGGGGTGTTCAACCCGACCTTCGCGACCACCCGACTCCAGGCGTCCTCCGTCGACATGATCGCCCGCGTGTCTGCGGCGTGGTCCGGCTCGGCCAAGGTGGTTCAGCCCGCGTGCATCGCTCTCGGCGGGCTCATCGCGGCGGCGACCAGCGTCAGGGTCGCGCTCGGTGCAGCGGCCGCACTGGGCGTCGCGAGCGTCGTCGCTCTTCCGTGGCGTCGATCGAGCCCGGACTGATGGCTATAGCGCGTGCCATACTGGATGCTATGGCACCGACCTCGATGCAGATCGACTCCCGTCTGCGTGACGACCTGGCGACCATCGCTCAGCGAGACTTCGATGGCGTGACGCTTGGCGAGGCGGTCCGGCGGCTGGTCAAGGAACATCAGCTCCATCGCATCGTCCAGCGCTACGAGGAACTGCGCGCCGACCCGGAGGAGTGGGCGAGCTACCAGGCCGAGGCGAGGCTGACCGACAACGCGGCCGGCGACGGACTGCCAGGGGCGGCCGAGGAGTACCCGGAGTACAACCGGTGACCCGACCGCCGAGACTCGAGCCTTGGCAGGTGTGGCTCGTGGACTTCGGCGAACCGGTTGGACACGAGCAGGGCGGAGTCAGGCCTGCCGTCGTTGTCGGCTCCCAGATCCATTGCCGGTTCCCCATCGGTAGGGCGATGGTGGTGCCGTTGACCTCACGTGATCGCGGCCTGGACCACCATGTGCGCATCGACCCTGCCGGCTCCGGGCTGAACCGCCCGAGCTGGGCGCGCACCGAGGATCTGACAGCGGTGTCGACCCAGAGGTTCGTTCGGTCCGAGCCGCTCGGTACGGCCTCCGCCACCGAGATCGCCGACCTGAGCGAGTGGTTGCGCGACCTGGTCGCCTTCTGTTGACGCATGGCTAGGCCGCGCGCGCCGCGCGGTCGGCTTCGCGGATGGGGGCGCCGGAGTGGTGGAGGTGGCGCAAGGCGATGGCGTACGACTCGGCCAGGCTGGTCTGCTCGTACGGCACCCCGAGCTCCTCGCAGTAGCCCTGCACGATCGGCTGCGCGCGGCGCAGGTTCGGGGTCGGCATGTTCGGGAACAGATGGTGCTCGATCTGGTAGTTCAGCCCACCCAGCGCCACGTCGACGAAGCGGCCGCCGCGGACGTTGCGGGAGGTCAGCACCTGCTTGCGCAGATAGTCCAGCTCGGACGGGCCAGTCAGCGTCGGCATGCCCTTGTGGTTCGGCGCGAACGTGCAGCCGAGATACACGCCGAAGACCGCCTGGTGCACCAGCATGAAGACGACGGCCTTGCCCGGCGACAGCACCGTGAACAACACCGAGACGTACAGCACCAGATGCAGCACGAGCAAGAAGGCCTCGATGCGGCGGTTCCTCAACGACGGCCGGAACAGCGCGCGGATGCTCGAGACGTGCATGTTGAAGCCCTCGAGCGTCAGCAGCGGGAAGAACAGGAACGCCTGCCAGCGGCCGATGAACCGCGCGACCCCGCGCGCGGACCGCGCCTGGTCCTGCGACCACACGAGGATGTCGGGGGAGACGTCCGGGTCGAGGTCCTCGTGGTTCGGGTTCGCGTGGTGGCGGGTGTGCTTGTCCATCCACCAGCCGTAGCTCATCCCGATGCCGAGGTTGCCGGCGATGATCCCGGCCCGTTCGGACGGTCGCCGCGTACGGAACACCTGCCGGTGCGCGAGGTCGTGCGCCACCAGCGCGACCTGGGCGAACACCACGCCGAGGACGACGGCGAGCAGCAGGTTCCACCACGTGTCGCCGAGCGCGACGAACGCGGCCCAGGCCGCGAGGTACGCGCCGGCCACCAGGCTCAGGCGGAGAACGTAGTAGCCAGGACGGCGGTCGAGGAGGCCCGCGGACTGGATTCGCCTGGTCAACTGGGCGAAGTCGCTGCCGCCAGTCGCGGGCTGAGTGGGCTGGGTATCGATGTCGGTAGCGGTCACGACACCTAATCCTGGACGCCAGGTAGACCACGCAGAATGCCGCCTACTACCCGGTCGATACGGGGGCTAGCCCCCCTGTTTTCCGGGGTCCCCGCGAAATCGTGGCACGACGCTCGGCGGCCACATGCCGGTGACGGAGCGATTTCGTGGGGTGGAGGGTTTGCCCTGATAGGGACATTGGCCGAGGTCGGAAATCCGGGTGTACGGGACGAATCCGCCGACTAGCATCGGCCCCCGGGTGGAGGTGCGCATGAACGTGGGGGCCGACTCGGCAATCCTGGTGGTGATCGCGATCATCGTCGCGCTCATCGTCGGTAGCCGTTGGCGCATCCTGACCCGTGCCCGCGCCGACCTCGCCGGCGCGAAGACCGGCATCGGCAAGGCCCGCACCGCCCGCAACACCGCGTTCAAGAGCGTCATCCTGCCCGTCGCCATCATCGGGCTCTTCGTCTACGTCGTCCTAGCGAACATTCGCTAGCCGCCGCTCGGTTCGTCGCTGCCGCGCCAGCGTGGGATCCAGAACGGGAACGGCGTTCAGCAGCTCCCGCGTGTACGCGTCCGCGGGAGCCGAGTAGACCGCGTCGGAAGGCCCCAGCTCGACGACGACGCCGCGCTGCATGACCGCGATCCGGTCGCTCACCTGCCGCACCACCGCGAGGTCGTGCGAGACGAACACCACCGACAGCGAGAACTCCGCGCGCAGCTCCTCCAGCAGCTCCAACACCTGGGCCTGCGTCGTCACGTCCAACGAGGACACCGGCTCGTCGCACACCAGCACCGAAGGCGACGCCGCCAACGCGCGCGCCAGCCCCACGCGCTGCCGCTGCCCACCGGAGAACTCGTGCGGATACGCCTCCGACCGCGTCGGATCCAACCCGACCCGATGCAGCAGCGACCGCACCTGCTCAGCAGCGGCACGCGCGGAGACCCCGGTCACCCGCAGCGGTTCGGCGATCGCGTCGCCCACCGTACGGCGCGGGTTCAGCGACGACGCCGGATCCTGGAAGACCATCTGCACCGTCCGCCGCCGCGAGCGCAAGGCGGCGCCGGACAACGACGCCAAGTCCGTGCCGTCGAGCAGCACCTGACCCGACGAAGGCCGCAGCAGCCCCACCAGCATCCGCGCCAACGTCGTCTTGCCCGACCCCGACTCGCCCACGACGCCGAGCGTCTCGCCGCGCCGTACGTCCAACGACACCCCGGCCACCGCACGCACCGGCGCCCCGCGACCGAGCAACCGCCGCGGCGACGGAAACGAGCGGTGAACGTCGACCGCCGACAGCACCGGCTCCCCACCCGAGGCAACCACAGCACGCGGCACGTCCACCCGAGGAACGGCAGCCAGCAACCGCCGCGTGTACGGCTCAACGGGTCGCGACAGGACGGACGACACCGGCCCGCGCTCGACAGCGAGCCCCGAAGCCATCACCAACACCTCGTCGACCGATCCCGCCACCACGCCGAGGTCGTGCGTGACGAGCACCAACGCCATGCCCAGATCGGTACGCAATTCGTCAAGCAGGTCGAGGATCTGAGCCTGCACCGTCACATCTAACGCCGTCGTCGGCTCGTCCGCGACCAGCACCGAAGGGCCGCACGCCAACGCCATCGCGATCAGCGCGCGCTGCCGCATCCCACCGGACAGCTCGTGCGGGTACGCGTCGACCCGCCGCGCGGCGTCGGGGATCCGCACCCGGTCGAGCATCGCCACCGCACGTTCTCGCGCCGCCCGCCGCGACGCACCGGTGTGCAGCCGGAACACCTCGCCGATCTGGTTGCCCACGCTGAAGAACGGGTCGAACGCCGACAACGGGTCCTGGAAGATCATCGAGATCTTCGATCCCCGCAGCTTCCGTATGTCCTCGATCGGCGCCGACAGCACCGGAACGTCCGCCACGTCGATCTCGCCCGAGACCGTCGCCGACGTGCCCCGGTGCAACCCGAGCAGTGCCAACGCCGTCGCGGTCTTGCCCGACCCCGACTCGCCGACGATCCCCAACGCGGCACCAGGCTGGAGGTCGAACGACAACCGCTCCACGGCGACCACGCCCGGGAACTCCACGCGCAGGTCGCGGACCGAGACCACCGGAGAGCTCATGTGAAGGTCACCCGCCGATCCACCAATGCATACAGGAGATCCGCGACCAGGTTCGCCACCACGATGAAGAAGCCCGCGAGCAATGTCACCCCGACGACGACCGGCAGGTCGATCTCCGCGACGGACGAGATCAGCAGATGCCCGAGGCCGGGAAGCCCGTAGACCTTCTCGGTGATCACCGCGCCGCCGAGCAGCCCACCGAGGTCGAGCGCGACCAGCGTGACCAGGGGAGTGAGCGCGCTGCGCAGCCCGTGCCGGCCGATCACCCGAGCCTCGGACAGCCCGCACGCGCGAGCCGTGCGGATGTGGTCCTCGGCGAGCGTCTCGAGGATCGCGGTCCGCGTGATGCGCGTGTAGACAGCGGCCTGCGAGACCGCGATCGTGACCCACGGCAGCAGCAGATTGCTGAACCACAGCGCGGGATCGGTCGTGAACGGCACGTACGTCGGGAACGGCAGCCACTGCAGGTACGCGCAGACCAGCATCATCAGCAGCAACCCGAGCAGGAACACCGGCGTCGCCATCCCGGCGAGCGTGGCACCCATGATCGCGCGGTCGAGAGCCCGACCACGACGTAGCGCCGACAGCACGCCACCGCCCACGCCGACCGCGAGCCAGAGCACCAGCGACCCGATGGTGATCGACAAGGTCACCGGCAACCGGTCGAGCAGCAGCGACACCACCGGCTCGTCGGTCTGGAACGAGAAGCCGAGGCACGGTGCTGGGCAGTGGTCGACCGTCGGGCCGGAGCTGAAGTCGCGGCCGACGAAGATGCCGCCGAGGAACTCGCCGTACTGCACGTACGCCGGCCGGTCCAGGCCCATCTGCTGCGCGATCACCGCGACCTGCTCGGGTCGGCAACCCTTGCCACATGCCAGCTGCGCGGGGTCGCCGGGGGACAGGAAGAACAGCCCGAACACCACCGCCGACAGCACGAACAAGACAACGACAGCGCCGAGCAGCCGACGAAGAAGGAAGCCCAGCACTACGCCCGCCCCCTCACGCGCGCGGCGGCGCGCGGGTCGAGCGCGGTACGCAGGCCGTCGCCGGCGATCGTGCAGACGAGCACCGTCACGAACAACAGCCCACCCGGGATCAGGACGTACATCGGGTCACCCCGGAACCACGTGGTCGCGGTCGACAGCATCTGCCCCCACGACGACGTCGGCGGGCGTACGCCGATGCCGAGGAACGACAGCGCCGCCTCCGCGACGATGTTGCCCGGAACGAGCAGCGCCGCGTACGTGAGCACCGGCGCCATCAGCCCGGGCACGATCTCCCGCCGCGCCACCCGCGCCGGATGCGCCCCGGCCAGCTGCGCCGCCGCAACGTAGTCAGCAGAACGCAACGTCAGCGTCTGGCCGCGGACGACGCGCGCGATCCCGCCCCACCCGAGCACACCGAGAACGAGCACGAGCAGCACCGGTCGCGGGAACGAACTCGGCACGATCGCGAGCAGCGCGATCGCGAACACCAGCGAGGGAAACGCGAGGATCAGGTCGATGAACCGTCCGCTCACCGCGTCCAGGAACCGCCCGCCGAGCCCGGAGATCAGCCCGATGACAGTGCCGATGAGAACCTGCAGAACGGTCGCCGCGGCGGCGACGCCGAGCGACACCTGCGCGCCGTACACGACGCGCGCGAACAGGTCGCGTCCCGTCGTCGGCTCGACGCCCAGCCAGTGCTCGGCGCTGATCCCACCCCACGGCCCGATCGGCACGCCGCCGCGGGCGGAGTCGATCAGCTCGTTGTGGAACGTCGTCGGGTCCTGCCCTTCCAGCGCGGTGAGCAGGGGAGCGGCGAGCGCGACGAGCACGAGCAGCCCGACGACGACAGTCGCGACGACCGCGCCGCGGTTGCCGGCGAACCGGCGGAGGACAGACCCGATCCGGGGTGCTGCCTCCGCCGGTGTCTCCGGCGCCTGGACGGTCTCGCTCACTTCACCGACAGTCCGGCGAGGTCGTACTTGCCGGTCCAGTCGCTGACGAACGTGTTCTTCACGTTCGTGCCGAACAGCGCGAGGTCCTTGCCGTGGTAGAGCGGCACGGTGAGCGCCAGCTCGCCGATCTTCTCGTCGAGGTCGCCGTACCGCGAGGCCGCGGCGGACAGGTCGGTGAGCTTGGCGATGTCGTCGAACTCCTGGTTGACCTCAGGGTCGTTGTACTGGGCGATGTTGTAGTTGCCCTGCGCGAGGATCTGCCGTCCGTCGAAGATCGGCTGCAGGAACGGGAAGCCCGACGGCCAGTCCGCGCCCCAGCCGAACAACGCCGCGCCAGGCGACTTCGCCGGCACCTCGACGGTGCCGTTGAACGCCTCGTCCTCCAACCCGTTGAGCTGGACCGTGATACCGGCCTGCTTCAACGCGTCCTGGATCGCGGCCGCGACCTCGGGCCCGTTCCCCGCGCCCTTGTCCGTCGTGTGCGTGAGCGGGATCGTCAGCCCGTTCGGGAAGCCGGCCTCGGCGAGGACCTCCTTCGCCTTGGTCGGGTTGCCGGTCTCGCCCGCGGGGAAGTGGTCGTAGTCCTTGTGCCCCATCGACTTCTGCGTCGGCAGGTACGTGGTCGCCGGGTCGGCCAGCGCGGTGCCGCCGACGGCGTTGATCACCGACTGCCGGTTGACCGCGTACGAGATCGCCTCGCGCACCTTCGGGTTGTCGAACGGCTTCACCTTCGGGTTGAACGCGATGTAGTAGACGTACGGGAAGTGCCCCTTCGCCACGCGCTTGGCGAGGTTCGGGTCGGAGTCCACGCGGGCGAGCT is part of the Tenggerimyces flavus genome and encodes:
- a CDS encoding type II toxin-antitoxin system PemK/MazF family toxin; amino-acid sequence: MWLVDFGEPVGHEQGGVRPAVVVGSQIHCRFPIGRAMVVPLTSRDRGLDHHVRIDPAGSGLNRPSWARTEDLTAVSTQRFVRSEPLGTASATEIADLSEWLRDLVAFC
- a CDS encoding fatty acid desaturase family protein, with translation MTATDIDTQPTQPATGGSDFAQLTRRIQSAGLLDRRPGYYVLRLSLVAGAYLAAWAAFVALGDTWWNLLLAVVLGVVFAQVALVAHDLAHRQVFRTRRPSERAGIIAGNLGIGMSYGWWMDKHTRHHANPNHEDLDPDVSPDILVWSQDQARSARGVARFIGRWQAFLFFPLLTLEGFNMHVSSIRALFRPSLRNRRIEAFLLVLHLVLYVSVLFTVLSPGKAVVFMLVHQAVFGVYLGCTFAPNHKGMPTLTGPSELDYLRKQVLTSRNVRGGRFVDVALGGLNYQIEHHLFPNMPTPNLRRAQPIVQGYCEELGVPYEQTSLAESYAIALRHLHHSGAPIREADRAARAA
- a CDS encoding dipeptide ABC transporter ATP-binding protein, whose amino-acid sequence is MSSPVVSVRDLRVEFPGVVAVERLSFDLQPGAALGIVGESGSGKTATALALLGLHRGTSATVSGEIDVADVPVLSAPIEDIRKLRGSKISMIFQDPLSAFDPFFSVGNQIGEVFRLHTGASRRAARERAVAMLDRVRIPDAARRVDAYPHELSGGMRQRALIAMALACGPSVLVADEPTTALDVTVQAQILDLLDELRTDLGMALVLVTHDLGVVAGSVDEVLVMASGLAVERGPVSSVLSRPVEPYTRRLLAAVPRVDVPRAVVASGGEPVLSAVDVHRSFPSPRRLLGRGAPVRAVAGVSLDVRRGETLGVVGESGSGKTTLARMLVGLLRPSSGQVLLDGTDLASLSGAALRSRRRTVQMVFQDPASSLNPRRTVGDAIAEPLRVTGVSARAAAEQVRSLLHRVGLDPTRSEAYPHEFSGGQRQRVGLARALAASPSVLVCDEPVSSLDVTTQAQVLELLEELRAEFSLSVVFVSHDLAVVRQVSDRIAVMQRGVVVELGPSDAVYSAPADAYTRELLNAVPVLDPTLARQRRTERRLANVR
- a CDS encoding ABC transporter permease, which encodes MLGFLLRRLLGAVVVLFVLSAVVFGLFFLSPGDPAQLACGKGCRPEQVAVIAQQMGLDRPAYVQYGEFLGGIFVGRDFSSGPTVDHCPAPCLGFSFQTDEPVVSLLLDRLPVTLSITIGSLVLWLAVGVGGGVLSALRRGRALDRAIMGATLAGMATPVFLLGLLLMMLVCAYLQWLPFPTYVPFTTDPALWFSNLLLPWVTIAVSQAAVYTRITRTAILETLAEDHIRTARACGLSEARVIGRHGLRSALTPLVTLVALDLGGLLGGAVITEKVYGLPGLGHLLISSVAEIDLPVVVGVTLLAGFFIVVANLVADLLYALVDRRVTFT
- a CDS encoding ABC transporter permease, with product MSETVQAPETPAEAAPRIGSVLRRFAGNRGAVVATVVVGLLVLVALAAPLLTALEGQDPTTFHNELIDSARGGVPIGPWGGISAEHWLGVEPTTGRDLFARVVYGAQVSLGVAAAATVLQVLIGTVIGLISGLGGRFLDAVSGRFIDLILAFPSLVFAIALLAIVPSSFPRPVLLVLVLGVLGWGGIARVVRGQTLTLRSADYVAAAQLAGAHPARVARREIVPGLMAPVLTYAALLVPGNIVAEAALSFLGIGVRPPTSSWGQMLSTATTWFRGDPMYVLIPGGLLFVTVLVCTIAGDGLRTALDPRAAARVRGRA